Proteins from one Microcaecilia unicolor chromosome 2, aMicUni1.1, whole genome shotgun sequence genomic window:
- the PMAIP1 gene encoding phorbol-12-myristate-13-acetate-induced protein 1, giving the protein MRSRRLLLLLLLFSIFIALESVRSAAQTPSLPTGGNGTMKGRLSHRARSMPAGDGRKRDRQEAVAECASQLRKIGDRCDLKQKIINLISKLLCPET; this is encoded by the exons ATGAGGAGCAGgcgactactactactgctactactatttagcatttttatagcgctcgaaagcgtacgcagcgctgcacaaacaccgTCGCTGCCCACAG GTGGAAACGGAACGATGAAGGGTCGACTGTCACACCGAGCCCGGTCCATGCCAGCAGGGGACGGCCGTAAGAGAG ACCGCCAAGAGGCCGTTGCTGAGTGTGCATCCCAGCTACGTAAGATTGGCGACAGATGCGACTTGAAACAGAAGATTATTAATCTTATCTCTAAATTACTCTGCCCGGAGACCTGA